Proteins encoded by one window of Zonotrichia leucophrys gambelii isolate GWCS_2022_RI unplaced genomic scaffold, RI_Zleu_2.0 Scaffold_390_47797, whole genome shotgun sequence:
- the LOC135441638 gene encoding olfactory receptor 14J1-like, which yields MFFFLLNLALSDLGSICTIVPKAMHNSLWDTRNISYSGCTAQVFMFAFFISSEFALRTIMCYDRYVSICKPLHYGTLLGSRACAHMAAAAWASAFLNALLNTANTFSLPLCHGNALGQFFCEVPQILKLSCSKSYLRELGLLAISICLFSGFFLFIVFSYVQIFRAVLRIPSEQGRHKTFSTCLPHLAVVSLFFSTAAFSYLKPPSISSPSLDLALSVLYSVVPPALNPLIYSLRNQELKAAVWRLITGQLKKH from the coding sequence atgttcttcttcctgctcaacctggccctcagcgacctgggctccatctgcaccattgtccccaaagccatgcataattccctctgggacaccaggaacatctcctactcaggatgCACTGCACAGGTGTTTATGTTTGCCTTTTTCATTTCATCAGAGTTTGCTCTCCggaccatcatgtgctacgaccgctacgtgtccatctgcaaacccctgcactacgggaccctcctgggcagcagagcttgtgcccacatggcagcagctgcctgggccagtgcctttctcaatgctctgctgaatacagccaatacattttccctgcccctgtgccatggcaatgccctgggccagttcttctgtgaagttccccagatcctcaagctctcctgctccaaatcctacctcagggaacttgggcttCTTGCTATtagtatttgtttattttccggattttttttgttcattgttttctcctatgtgcagatcttcagggctgtactgaggatcccctctgagcagggacggcacaaaaccttttccacctgcctccctcacctggccgtggtctccctgttcttcagcactgcagcattttcCTACCTGAAgcctccctccatctcctccccatccctggatctggccctgtcagttctgtactcggtggtgcctccagccctgaaccccctcatctacagcctgaggaaccaggagctcaaggctgcagtgtggagactcATTACTGGACAAttaaagaaacattaa